In a genomic window of Treponema pectinovorum:
- the flgC gene encoding flagellar basal body rod protein FlgC, with protein sequence MGMFTSINIAATGMSVERLRSDVISNNIANVSTTRTQEGGAFKKSSVIIEPIASTHPTWRMPFVSAQQDNGPGKGVRVREIVKDTTQGRLVYEPTNPDAIQSGPNKGYVEYPNVNIVNEMVDLISASRAYEANSTVVQGAKDMFSAALEIGRN encoded by the coding sequence ATGGGTATGTTTACTTCGATAAATATCGCTGCTACGGGGATGAGCGTTGAACGCCTTAGAAGTGATGTTATTTCCAACAATATCGCTAATGTTTCTACAACAAGAACTCAAGAAGGCGGTGCTTTTAAAAAGTCTTCAGTTATAATTGAACCTATCGCTTCTACTCATCCTACTTGGAGAATGCCTTTTGTAAGTGCACAGCAGGATAACGGACCTGGCAAAGGCGTTAGAGTTAGAGAAATTGTAAAAGATACCACGCAGGGCAGACTTGTATACGAGCCTACAAATCCAGATGCAATTCAATCAGGACCAAACAAGGGATATGTTGAATATCCAAATGTAAATATAGTAAACGAAATGGTGGATTTAATTTCTGCAAGCCGCGCTTACGAGGCAAATTCGACAGTTGTGCAGGGTGCAAAGGATATGTTTTCTGCAGCACTTGAAATTGGAAGAAATTAA
- the flgB gene encoding flagellar basal body rod protein FlgB — translation MNTFTRSVELLHRALDVNSLRYQVSANNIANAEVPNYKRQQVNFESELKRAFESEANSENRFLLTTTDNRHIQLKEPYDWREVEPRRVTDWTTTANANGNNVDAEFEATNILKIQMNYRLLSQLQNFEFSQVKLAMRK, via the coding sequence ATGAATACTTTTACACGTTCTGTTGAATTATTGCATCGCGCACTTGACGTTAATTCTCTTCGTTATCAGGTTTCTGCAAATAATATTGCAAATGCAGAAGTTCCAAATTATAAGAGGCAGCAGGTTAATTTTGAAAGTGAATTAAAACGCGCATTTGAAAGTGAAGCAAATTCTGAAAATCGCTTTTTGCTTACCACGACAGATAATCGACATATTCAGTTAAAAGAGCCTTACGATTGGAGAGAAGTTGAACCGAGGCGTGTTACAGATTGGACTACAACCGCAAACGCAAATGGCAACAATGTTGATGCGGAATTTGAAGCGACAAACATATTAAAAATACAGATGAATTACAGACTTCTTTCACAATTGCAAAATTTTGAGTTTAGCCAAGTAAAACTTGCAATGCGTAAGTAA
- a CDS encoding YitT family protein, with protein MKKSFVRDFKRFLLVSLGGFLMALNIVVFVRAASLLPGGLSGIALLLQNIFSTYFGINIPFSVLVYVLNVFPVWIGFKYIGKKFTFLSVVMIFISGIFTDLLDGFAWLHLTDDLLLCSVFGGILNSIAVVCCLFAESSSGGTDFIVIYVSEKTGKSAWNAIFFANSLILVIAGLLFGWDKALYSIILQYTTTQVTNALYKKYSKTTLLIITDKSDEIYSKIKELTNHGATVFEGRGEFSKKARKMVYTVVSSGETRRLEKELRIVDPNSFINVIESKDIIGQFYKRQPD; from the coding sequence ATGAAAAAGTCATTTGTTCGCGATTTTAAGCGATTTTTACTGGTTAGCCTTGGTGGTTTTTTGATGGCGCTGAACATCGTTGTCTTTGTTCGCGCCGCATCTCTGCTTCCTGGAGGTCTTTCTGGGATTGCACTTCTTTTACAGAACATATTTTCCACATATTTTGGCATAAACATTCCTTTTTCTGTCTTAGTTTACGTTTTGAATGTTTTTCCTGTTTGGATTGGTTTTAAATATATTGGAAAAAAATTCACTTTTCTTAGCGTCGTGATGATTTTCATTTCTGGAATTTTTACGGATTTGCTTGACGGTTTTGCTTGGCTTCATCTTACTGATGATTTGCTTTTGTGTTCTGTGTTTGGCGGAATCTTAAATTCTATTGCTGTTGTGTGCTGCCTTTTTGCAGAGAGTTCTTCTGGTGGTACGGATTTTATCGTGATATATGTTTCTGAAAAAACTGGAAAATCCGCTTGGAATGCAATATTTTTTGCAAACAGTCTTATTTTGGTGATTGCAGGGCTTCTTTTTGGTTGGGATAAGGCGCTTTATTCTATAATTTTGCAATACACGACAACGCAAGTTACAAACGCTCTGTACAAAAAATATTCTAAGACAACGCTTTTGATAATCACCGATAAATCTGATGAAATTTATTCAAAGATAAAAGAATTGACGAATCACGGGGCTACGGTTTTTGAAGGGCGGGGAGAATTTTCAAAAAAGGCTCGTAAAATGGTTTATACGGTTGTTTCCTCTGGAGAAACTCGCCGTTTAGAAAAAGAACTTAGAATAGTAGATCCAAATTCGTTTATCAACGTTATTGAATCAAAAGATATAATTGGTCAATTTTATAAACGCCAACCAGACTGA